The following proteins are co-located in the Streptomyces sp. DT2A-34 genome:
- a CDS encoding leucyl aminopeptidase has translation MTALTLSTAAAPGLRADAIVIGVAKGAASTSGGLVVAPGAEAVDKAYDGRLAGVLETLGASGAEGEVTKLPAPAGFKAPLVLAVGLGAEPEDAKDGAYDGEALRKAAGVAARALAGSKKAAFALPLGDAGDVGAVAEGVLLGAYAFDVYKGNGRDAQDKKNGKAPLAEAALLGAKPRDKAHKAAIERATAVSEELNRARDLINTPPNDLTPESFAAIASAAAKEHGIKVQVLDEKALTKGGYGGILGVGSGSAAGPRLVKLTYTSSKAAKHLAFVGKGITYDSGGISLKPAGHNETMKCDMSGAAAVFAAVVAAARLGLEVNVTGWLALAENMPSGSAVRPGDVLRMYSGKTVEVLNTDAEGRLVLADALWAASQEKPDAIVDVATLTGAMVLALGNRTFGVMANDDAFRSAIVEAAEEVGEPSWPMPLPEHLRKGMDSPTADIANMGERMGGGLVAGLFLREFVGEGVTWAHLDIAGPAFNEGGPFGYTPKGGTGSAVRTLVRLAELTAVGDLG, from the coding sequence GTGACTGCTCTCACTCTCAGCACCGCCGCGGCGCCCGGCCTGCGGGCCGACGCGATCGTGATCGGTGTCGCCAAGGGCGCCGCGTCCACGTCCGGGGGACTGGTTGTCGCACCGGGCGCCGAGGCTGTGGACAAGGCGTACGACGGCAGGCTCGCCGGCGTCCTGGAGACCCTCGGTGCCTCGGGCGCCGAGGGCGAGGTGACGAAGCTCCCCGCGCCCGCCGGCTTCAAGGCCCCGCTCGTGCTGGCGGTGGGCCTGGGCGCCGAGCCCGAGGACGCCAAGGACGGGGCCTACGACGGCGAGGCGCTGCGCAAGGCCGCCGGTGTCGCCGCCCGCGCCCTCGCCGGCTCCAAGAAGGCCGCGTTCGCGCTGCCGCTGGGCGATGCCGGTGACGTCGGCGCCGTCGCCGAGGGCGTGCTGCTCGGGGCGTACGCCTTCGACGTCTACAAGGGCAACGGCCGGGACGCCCAGGACAAGAAGAACGGCAAGGCGCCCCTCGCCGAGGCCGCGCTGCTCGGCGCCAAGCCCCGCGACAAGGCGCACAAGGCGGCGATCGAGCGCGCCACCGCCGTCTCCGAGGAGCTCAACCGCGCCCGCGACCTGATCAACACCCCGCCGAACGACCTCACCCCCGAGTCCTTCGCCGCGATCGCCTCGGCGGCGGCCAAGGAGCACGGCATCAAGGTGCAGGTGCTCGACGAGAAGGCGCTGACCAAGGGCGGCTACGGCGGCATCCTGGGCGTCGGCTCCGGGTCGGCGGCCGGCCCGCGGCTGGTGAAGCTGACGTACACGAGCTCCAAGGCGGCCAAGCACCTCGCCTTCGTCGGCAAGGGCATCACCTACGACTCGGGCGGCATCTCGCTGAAGCCGGCCGGGCACAACGAGACGATGAAGTGCGACATGAGCGGGGCGGCCGCCGTGTTCGCCGCCGTCGTCGCCGCCGCGCGCCTCGGTCTCGAGGTGAACGTCACCGGGTGGCTGGCGCTCGCCGAGAACATGCCGTCGGGGTCCGCCGTGCGTCCGGGTGACGTGCTGCGCATGTACAGCGGCAAGACCGTGGAGGTGCTCAACACGGACGCCGAGGGCCGGCTGGTGCTCGCGGACGCGCTGTGGGCGGCGTCGCAGGAGAAGCCGGACGCGATCGTCGACGTGGCGACGCTGACCGGGGCGATGGTGCTGGCGCTGGGGAACCGGACGTTCGGTGTCATGGCCAACGACGACGCGTTCCGCTCCGCGATCGTGGAGGCGGCCGAGGAGGTCGGCGAGCCGTCCTGGCCGATGCCGCTGCCGGAGCACCTGCGCAAGGGGATGGACTCGCCGACCGCCGACATCGCCAACATGGGTGAGCGGATGGGCGGTGGGCTGGTCGCCGGTCTGTTCCTGCGCGAGTTCGTGGGCGAGGGCGTCACCTGGGCGCACCTCGACATCGCCGGTCCCGCGTTCAACGAGGGTGGTCCCTTCGGGTACACGCCGAAGGGCGGTACGGGGTCCGCGGTGCGGACGCTGGTTCGGCTGGCCGAGCTGACGGCTGTCGGCGACCTGGGCTGA
- the pelF gene encoding GT4 family glycosyltransferase PelF: MRTGRHVTMLTEGTYPHVHGGVSTWCDQLVKGMPEVDFHIVSLTGTGREPVAWELPPNVYRHTSVPTWGPRPGRKRAPYGRARRRFTDSYERFLLSFLDPAGPESHTDFGAALYELAELAREGRLSAALRTESALRSLMWIWTMPHLPTAAARPTVHDALTATDLLEHALRPLGIRIPEDSVAHAVSSGLATLPALAAHKLDGVPFLLTEHGIYLRERYLGYRSDAQRWPVKAFMLGFYRELNSLGYRAADLITPCNQYNRRWEERGGADADKIRTVYNGVDPHAFPHAGPEPDVPTLTWCGRVDPIKDLETLLRAYAMVRAELPEARLRLFGPVPPGGEAYRTKLEKLAAELGVTDGLTFEGRISEVWRAYAAGHVVMLSSISEGFPFSIIEAMSCGRTTVSTDVGGVREAVGDTGLVVPPREPEKLAAAALTLLRDDERRLELGELSRQRVIDRFTLRRSVDNFRTIYQELAGGAEVYEPTLETVADWTLELRDPWYEKVATDGTGW; this comes from the coding sequence ATGCGCACCGGCCGTCATGTCACCATGCTCACCGAAGGCACCTATCCGCACGTCCACGGCGGGGTCAGCACCTGGTGCGACCAGCTCGTCAAGGGCATGCCGGAGGTCGACTTCCACATCGTGTCGCTCACCGGAACCGGCCGCGAACCCGTCGCCTGGGAGCTGCCGCCCAACGTCTACCGGCACACCTCCGTTCCGACCTGGGGCCCGCGTCCGGGACGCAAAAGGGCGCCGTACGGCAGGGCCCGGCGTCGTTTCACCGACTCCTACGAGCGTTTCCTGCTCTCCTTCCTCGACCCCGCGGGCCCCGAGTCCCACACCGACTTCGGTGCGGCCCTGTACGAGCTGGCCGAACTCGCCCGCGAGGGGCGCCTGTCGGCGGCGTTGCGCACCGAGTCGGCGCTGCGGTCGCTGATGTGGATCTGGACGATGCCGCATCTGCCGACCGCGGCCGCCCGCCCCACCGTCCACGACGCCCTGACCGCCACCGACCTGCTGGAACACGCCCTGCGCCCCCTCGGCATCCGCATCCCCGAGGACTCCGTCGCCCACGCCGTGAGCAGCGGCCTCGCCACCCTCCCCGCCCTCGCCGCGCACAAGCTGGACGGCGTGCCCTTCCTCCTCACCGAGCACGGCATCTATCTGCGCGAGCGCTATCTCGGCTACCGCAGCGACGCCCAGCGCTGGCCCGTGAAGGCGTTCATGCTCGGCTTCTACCGTGAGCTGAACTCACTCGGGTACCGGGCGGCGGACCTGATCACCCCCTGCAACCAGTACAACCGCCGCTGGGAGGAGCGCGGCGGCGCCGACGCCGACAAGATCCGCACGGTCTACAACGGCGTCGACCCGCACGCCTTCCCGCACGCCGGCCCCGAGCCCGACGTCCCCACCCTCACCTGGTGCGGCCGCGTCGACCCCATCAAGGACCTGGAGACCCTGCTGCGGGCCTACGCCATGGTCCGCGCCGAACTCCCGGAAGCCCGCCTGCGCCTGTTCGGCCCCGTACCACCCGGCGGCGAGGCCTACCGCACCAAGCTGGAGAAGCTCGCCGCCGAACTCGGCGTCACGGACGGCCTCACCTTCGAGGGCCGCATCAGCGAGGTCTGGCGCGCCTACGCCGCCGGTCACGTCGTCATGCTGTCGTCCATCTCCGAGGGCTTCCCGTTCTCCATCATCGAGGCCATGTCCTGCGGCCGTACGACGGTCTCGACCGACGTCGGGGGAGTGCGCGAGGCCGTCGGCGACACCGGTCTGGTGGTCCCGCCGCGCGAGCCGGAGAAGCTGGCGGCCGCCGCGCTGACCCTTCTGCGCGACGACGAACGGCGCCTGGAACTGGGTGAATTGTCCCGTCAGAGGGTGATCGACCGCTTCACGCTCCGCCGCTCCGTGGACAATTTCCGGACGATTTACCAGGAGCTCGCGGGCGGCGCCGAGGTGTACGAACCCACGCTGGAGACGGTCGCCGACTGGACCCTCGAACTGCGCGACCCCTGGTACGAGAAGGTCGCGACGGACGGAACCGGCTGGTGA
- a CDS encoding spherulation-specific family 4 protein has protein sequence MTPTNDLLVPYYEHPSVRPAEWDAIITAAPRLYGVVLNPASGPGETPDPAFAEVATRLRGAGGPPSGGVRVLGYADTDYGRRPHADVVRDIARHRDWYAADGVFLDQVAAGREEFAYYQRLATAAWGAGCGTLALNHGTEPHPSYARIADVLVTFEGTWESYTRLGPQQWRGDGGVRLCHLVYGVPSGVDLAGLARDRGATVHCAVPGMGDHPWGTLPHTLEPAR, from the coding sequence ATGACGCCGACGAACGATCTACTGGTCCCGTACTACGAACACCCGTCCGTCCGCCCCGCCGAATGGGACGCGATCATCACGGCCGCGCCTCGCCTCTACGGGGTCGTCCTCAACCCGGCCAGCGGCCCCGGCGAGACGCCCGACCCGGCGTTCGCCGAGGTCGCGACCCGGCTGCGCGGGGCTGGGGGTCCCCCCTCTGGGGGAGTGCGGGTGCTCGGCTACGCCGACACCGACTACGGCCGCCGACCGCACGCCGACGTCGTACGCGACATCGCCCGGCACCGCGACTGGTACGCCGCGGACGGCGTCTTCCTCGACCAAGTCGCCGCGGGCCGCGAGGAGTTCGCGTACTACCAGCGGCTCGCGACGGCGGCCTGGGGCGCCGGCTGCGGCACGCTCGCCCTGAACCACGGCACGGAACCGCACCCGTCGTACGCCAGGATCGCGGACGTCCTGGTGACCTTCGAGGGCACCTGGGAGTCGTACACCCGGCTCGGTCCGCAGCAGTGGCGGGGCGACGGCGGAGTGCGCCTGTGCCATCTGGTGTACGGCGTCCCGTCCGGCGTCGATCTCGCGGGCCTCGCCCGCGACCGCGGGGCCACCGTGCACTGCGCGGTACCGGGGATGGGCGATCATCCATGGGGTACGTTGCCGCACACCCTGGAGCCCGCTCGGTGA
- a CDS encoding endo alpha-1,4 polygalactosaminidase: MRRLIPLVVLPLLLLAGCTASPDGADDAEGGPSGARWQPRPGTAWQWQLRGRIDTSLDVPVYDIDGFDQSQKTVAALHREGRKVICYLSTGAWEDWRPDAGKFPKSVIGKGNGWEGERWLDIRRLDVLEPLMAARIDMCRDKGFDAVEPDNMDGYKNRTGFPLKARDQLRYNRLIAGLAHERGMAVGLKNDLDQIPELVDDFDFAVNEQCAQYGECAALSPFVKAGKAVFHVEYEVPTRAFCAESRRLKLSSMLKKYELGVWRRAC, from the coding sequence GTGAGACGCCTCATTCCGCTGGTCGTTCTGCCTCTTCTCCTCCTCGCGGGCTGTACGGCGTCCCCTGACGGCGCCGACGACGCCGAGGGCGGTCCGAGCGGCGCGCGCTGGCAGCCGCGGCCCGGCACGGCCTGGCAGTGGCAGCTGCGCGGCCGTATCGACACCTCCCTCGACGTGCCGGTCTACGACATCGACGGCTTCGACCAGTCCCAGAAGACCGTCGCGGCGCTGCACCGCGAGGGCCGCAAGGTCATCTGCTATCTCTCCACCGGCGCCTGGGAGGACTGGCGCCCCGACGCCGGGAAGTTCCCCAAGTCGGTGATCGGCAAGGGCAACGGCTGGGAGGGCGAGCGCTGGCTCGACATCCGGCGCCTGGACGTCCTGGAACCCCTGATGGCGGCCCGTATCGACATGTGCCGCGACAAGGGCTTCGACGCGGTGGAGCCCGACAACATGGACGGCTACAAGAACCGCACGGGCTTCCCGCTGAAGGCCCGCGACCAGCTCCGCTACAACCGCCTGATCGCCGGGCTGGCCCACGAGCGGGGCATGGCGGTCGGCCTGAAGAACGACCTGGACCAGATCCCGGAGCTCGTGGACGACTTCGACTTCGCGGTCAACGAGCAGTGCGCGCAGTACGGGGAGTGCGCGGCCCTGAGCCCCTTCGTGAAGGCCGGCAAGGCGGTGTTCCACGTCGAGTACGAGGTCCCCACGCGCGCCTTCTGCGCCGAGTCGCGTCGCCTGAAGCTGAGTTCGATGCTGAAGAAGTACGAGCTGGGGGTGTGGAGACGGGCGTGTTGA
- a CDS encoding adenosylcobinamide-GDP ribazoletransferase, translating into MPPPPPHAPRSHGLRSHGLRFAFGTLSVLPVKVSRWDREAARGGMLCAPLVGVVLGCGAACVALVLLFLGAGPLLAAVVAAAVPAVLTRGLHLDGLADTADGLGSGKPAEDALRIMKQSDIGPFGVITLVFVLFAQVAALSQLYGASWARGALATVVSAVAARLALTLAARAGVPAARPEGLGAAVAGVVPVRGAVAVTLAVTGVAAAAGALLGAYGMTYDVAYDVVRTALAVLAALAAAELLLRHCTRRFGGVTGDVFGGLAETAATTALVVLSLGN; encoded by the coding sequence ATGCCCCCGCCGCCCCCGCACGCTCCCCGTTCGCACGGTCTGCGTTCGCACGGTCTCCGTTTCGCCTTCGGCACCCTGAGCGTGCTCCCCGTCAAGGTGAGCCGGTGGGACCGGGAGGCGGCGCGCGGCGGAATGCTGTGCGCCCCGCTCGTCGGCGTGGTCCTCGGCTGCGGTGCCGCGTGTGTCGCGCTGGTGCTGCTGTTCCTCGGCGCCGGGCCTCTCCTCGCCGCCGTCGTCGCCGCCGCCGTCCCGGCCGTACTCACCCGAGGGCTGCACCTCGACGGGCTCGCCGACACCGCCGACGGGCTCGGCAGCGGCAAGCCCGCCGAGGACGCGCTGCGGATCATGAAGCAGTCGGACATCGGGCCCTTCGGCGTCATCACGCTCGTGTTCGTGCTGTTCGCGCAGGTGGCCGCCCTCTCCCAGCTGTACGGCGCCTCATGGGCCCGGGGTGCCCTCGCCACCGTCGTGTCGGCCGTCGCCGCCCGGCTCGCGCTCACCCTGGCCGCCCGCGCCGGAGTGCCCGCCGCGCGGCCCGAGGGGCTGGGGGCCGCGGTGGCCGGCGTCGTCCCCGTACGGGGCGCGGTGGCCGTCACCCTGGCCGTGACCGGCGTCGCCGCGGCGGCGGGAGCGCTGCTCGGGGCGTACGGCATGACATACGACGTGGCGTACGACGTCGTCCGCACCGCCCTCGCCGTCCTCGCCGCACTCGCCGCCGCCGAGCTGCTCCTGCGGCACTGCACGCGCCGCTTCGGCGGCGTCACCGGTGACGTGTTCGGCGGGCTCGCGGAGACGGCGGCGACGACCGCGCTCGTCGTGCTGTCACTGGGCAACTGA